The following proteins are encoded in a genomic region of Bacteroidota bacterium:
- a CDS encoding chemotaxis protein CheA, giving the protein MENFKEKFKEEAIENINDLEKALLELESSPQDKELIERVFRAMHSLKGGGAMFGYANISEYTHNLETVYDRVRNDQMKIDENLLNITFASVDLLKKFLNEEDQDPEVIKEKNFLSGEINALINGQPIPNQPVSLQPFASEEKNKSLKTFYVLFIPEENIFDNGTNPLFLLDELGSLSNDFVVYPHVNKVPGLEKINPESCYIYWEIYLSTEADMNAITDVFIFVEDECVLQVNKISEVNLLQNKEFLNKIDKTYKDQVDADVNELTKFAYNLSQASVEEKKKAEEKPGINVKERAISSIRVASDKLDNLMNLVSELVTVQARLDLYAANSEDAELLAIAENIQKLSRQMRDIAFSIVLIPIETMLTRFQRLIRDLSNELNKEVIFVTEGVETELDKTIIENLLDPFMHIFRNSLDHGIESAEKRIALGKPAKGKIMLKAFYSGANVFIQISDDGAGIDPEVIREKAIRKGFISQDAQLSKKELIDMIFLPGFSTSDKVTDVSGRGVGMDVVKRKISDIRGEVEVESEVNVGTTITIKLPLTLSIIDGLLVKIQDTFYVIPLSVVNKIYAAPHKDLVNTFNHLVVLDGRQIPFYYLREELGVEENQTQMEEVVAVKYEDREIGLVVDSVEGEYQAVLKPLGKHYKKQDFFSGATILGNGTLALVMDTNKAIKRFSIQ; this is encoded by the coding sequence ATGGAAAATTTCAAGGAGAAATTCAAAGAGGAAGCTATTGAAAACATCAATGATTTGGAGAAAGCTTTATTGGAACTTGAATCTTCACCTCAGGATAAAGAGCTGATTGAAAGGGTTTTCAGAGCTATGCACTCACTGAAAGGTGGAGGGGCAATGTTCGGATATGCCAATATCAGTGAATACACCCATAATCTTGAAACTGTATACGACAGGGTGCGCAACGACCAGATGAAGATTGATGAAAATTTGCTCAATATAACTTTTGCTTCGGTTGATTTACTTAAGAAATTTTTGAATGAAGAAGACCAGGATCCGGAAGTTATTAAAGAGAAGAATTTCCTTTCGGGTGAAATCAATGCTTTGATCAATGGTCAGCCGATACCCAACCAACCAGTTTCTCTTCAACCTTTTGCTTCCGAAGAGAAGAATAAATCGCTCAAGACATTTTATGTGCTCTTTATTCCTGAAGAAAATATTTTTGATAACGGTACCAATCCCCTGTTTCTTCTTGATGAACTTGGTTCTTTGAGCAATGATTTTGTTGTATATCCTCATGTTAATAAAGTTCCAGGTCTGGAAAAAATCAATCCGGAATCCTGTTACATATATTGGGAAATTTATCTGTCCACTGAAGCTGATATGAATGCCATTACCGACGTTTTTATTTTTGTGGAGGATGAATGTGTTTTGCAGGTCAATAAAATTAGTGAGGTGAATTTACTGCAGAATAAGGAATTTTTAAATAAAATTGATAAAACCTATAAAGATCAGGTTGATGCTGATGTAAACGAATTAACCAAATTTGCCTATAATTTATCTCAAGCCTCGGTTGAAGAAAAGAAAAAGGCTGAAGAAAAACCAGGGATAAACGTTAAGGAAAGGGCGATTTCAAGTATCCGCGTTGCTTCAGATAAATTGGACAATTTGATGAATCTGGTCAGTGAATTGGTCACAGTCCAGGCACGTCTGGATTTATATGCGGCAAACAGTGAAGATGCCGAACTGCTTGCAATTGCCGAAAATATTCAAAAGCTTTCCCGCCAGATGCGGGACATCGCTTTTTCCATTGTGCTTATTCCTATTGAAACTATGCTTACCCGTTTCCAACGGTTGATCCGGGACCTTTCCAATGAATTAAACAAAGAAGTTATTTTCGTGACCGAAGGAGTAGAAACCGAATTGGATAAGACAATTATTGAAAACCTGTTAGACCCGTTCATGCATATATTCCGTAATAGCCTGGATCATGGCATAGAATCCGCCGAAAAACGTATTGCACTTGGGAAACCGGCCAAGGGTAAAATCATGCTTAAGGCATTTTATTCGGGGGCTAATGTTTTCATCCAGATCAGCGACGATGGTGCAGGCATTGATCCTGAGGTAATCAGGGAAAAAGCCATTCGAAAAGGATTTATCAGCCAGGATGCTCAATTATCCAAAAAGGAACTGATTGATATGATATTCCTTCCTGGTTTTTCTACTTCAGATAAGGTTACTGATGTATCCGGCAGAGGCGTGGGAATGGATGTGGTAAAACGTAAGATTTCGGATATCCGCGGTGAAGTTGAAGTAGAATCTGAAGTAAATGTGGGTACCACCATCACTATTAAGTTACCTTTGACACTTTCCATCATTGACGGGTTGTTGGTAAAAATCCAGGATACTTTCTATGTTATCCCCTTATCTGTTGTAAATAAAATTTATGCTGCCCCTCATAAGGATCTGGTTAATACCTTCAACCATCTTGTTGTGCTTGATGGCCGGCAGATTCCTTTTTATTATCTGAGAGAGGAGCTGGGTGTTGAAGAGAATCAGACTCAAATGGAAGAAGTGGTTGCCGTAAAATATGAAGACAGGGAAATCGGATTGGTCGTTGATAGCGTGGAAGGAGAATATCAGGCTGTATTGAAACCTTTAGGCAAACATTATAAAAAGCAGGATTTCTTTTCGGGTGCCACCATTTTAGGCAACGGGACTCTTGCCCTGGTTATGGATACCAATAAAGCAATTAAACGTTTTTCGATTCAATAA
- a CDS encoding STAS domain-containing protein — protein sequence MKEVSIKLKSTSRKNKPVSVVSLEGDLTISSVADARNKIVSMLEGNQDVEVKVHSVENIDLTFLQLLYSIKKTIKAGGKDVNISLDLSNDLKKLVDRSGLTSIIVN from the coding sequence ATGAAAGAAGTGTCAATAAAGCTTAAGTCAACTTCCAGGAAAAACAAACCGGTTTCTGTTGTATCGCTGGAAGGGGATTTGACGATTTCAAGCGTTGCCGATGCCAGAAATAAAATCGTATCTATGCTGGAAGGCAATCAGGATGTGGAAGTAAAAGTACATTCAGTCGAAAATATTGATTTGACTTTTCTCCAGCTTTTATATTCCATTAAGAAAACTATTAAAGCGGGGGGAAAGGATGTTAATATTAGTTTGGACCTGAGCAACGATTTGAAAAAACTGGTGGATCGTTCTGGATTAACAAGTATAATAGTCAATTAA
- a CDS encoding CheR family methyltransferase codes for MAENGINDIYKARLSPAEFSKLSSFIYHEYGIKMPPIKKTMLESRLQKRLRALNLSSFREYVDYVFSKQGQEKEVIQMIDMVSTNKTDFFREPGHFEFLESTCLPDFLKTNSPGVRPFMIWSAGCSSGEEPYTMAICMNEFAEKNKGFDYSIFATDISTRVLQSGVDAVYNESRVDGLPLYLKYKYFMRNKNPEIRTVRVVPELRRKVTFHRLNFMDPVYKLDYSFDAIFCRNVLIYFDRDTQESVLNKLASKLKKDGIFILGHSESISNLNVPLAQIKPTIFKKI; via the coding sequence ATGGCAGAAAATGGAATCAATGATATTTATAAGGCAAGGCTTTCCCCTGCTGAATTTTCAAAGTTAAGCAGTTTTATCTATCACGAGTATGGAATAAAGATGCCTCCAATAAAAAAGACCATGCTCGAGAGCAGGCTTCAAAAACGTTTAAGAGCTCTGAATTTGAGCTCTTTCAGGGAATATGTGGATTATGTCTTTAGCAAACAGGGACAGGAGAAGGAAGTAATCCAGATGATTGATATGGTCAGTACCAATAAAACCGATTTTTTCAGGGAACCCGGCCATTTCGAATTCCTTGAATCGACCTGTCTGCCTGATTTCTTGAAGACCAATTCTCCGGGTGTTCGCCCTTTTATGATTTGGAGCGCAGGTTGTTCCAGCGGAGAAGAGCCTTATACGATGGCTATCTGCATGAACGAGTTTGCTGAAAAAAACAAGGGATTTGACTATTCCATATTTGCCACGGATATTTCAACCCGTGTGCTGCAGTCAGGGGTTGATGCCGTATATAACGAATCCCGGGTTGATGGCCTGCCGCTTTATTTGAAATATAAATATTTCATGCGTAACAAAAATCCTGAAATCAGAACAGTGAGGGTGGTGCCGGAATTAAGAAGGAAAGTGACTTTTCACCGTTTAAATTTTATGGATCCTGTTTACAAGCTGGATTATTCTTTTGATGCTATTTTCTGCCGGAATGTTTTAATTTATTTCGACCGGGATACCCAGGAGAGTGTTCTGAATAAACTTGCTTCAAAATTAAAAAAAGACGGCATTTTCATCCTGGGACATTCTGAATCTATTTCAAACCTTAATGTGCCTTTGGCGCAGATAAAACCTACTATA
- a CDS encoding chemotaxis protein CheW: protein MEDLSMDNIENKISSYLSFKLGDEYFAANVSKVLSILEMTKITKVPKSPDYMRGVINLRGTVLPLIDTRVKFGMTPTEFTVNTCILVLDIDMDGESVHIGALVDSVHEVVEIEESRILPPPSIGSKYKSEFINGIAKIGDDFVMILNMDLIFSADEIVDLKESSENVEITEEAQEAEVNNHS from the coding sequence GTGGAGGACTTATCAATGGATAATATAGAAAATAAGATCAGTTCTTATCTTTCATTTAAATTAGGTGATGAATATTTTGCTGCCAATGTATCTAAGGTACTTAGCATCCTGGAAATGACCAAGATCACTAAAGTTCCCAAATCCCCTGATTATATGAGGGGGGTGATAAATCTCCGGGGGACGGTTTTGCCACTGATTGATACAAGGGTTAAATTTGGGATGACTCCTACCGAATTTACCGTTAATACCTGTATCCTGGTATTGGATATTGATATGGACGGCGAATCGGTTCACATCGGTGCTTTAGTCGATTCGGTTCATGAAGTGGTTGAAATAGAAGAATCCCGGATACTGCCTCCTCCTAGTATTGGAAGTAAGTACAAAAGCGAATTTATCAATGGTATTGCAAAGATAGGGGATGATTTCGTGATGATTCTCAACATGGACCTTATTTTTTCGGCTGATGAGATTGTCGATTTAAAGGAGTCAAGCGAAAATGTTGAAATTACAGAAGAGGCTCAGGAAGCTGAAGTAAATAATCATTCCTGA
- a CDS encoding response regulator has protein sequence MGKTILIVDDSESIREVVSFTLENEGYNVLVGVDGKDALKFLDGQSIDLVITDLHMPVMDGIELIKTVRKTEGYQRIPILFLTTESQVAKKMEAKEAGATGWIIKPFVPSKLLDAISKVLR, from the coding sequence ATGGGAAAAACAATTTTAATTGTTGACGATTCCGAAAGTATAAGAGAAGTGGTCAGTTTTACTCTTGAAAATGAGGGCTATAATGTCCTGGTGGGAGTTGACGGCAAAGATGCATTGAAATTTCTGGACGGTCAGTCTATAGATTTGGTAATTACCGATTTACATATGCCGGTGATGGATGGCATTGAACTGATTAAAACTGTAAGAAAGACTGAAGGCTATCAGCGGATACCAATTTTGTTTTTGACAACAGAATCACAGGTCGCTAAAAAAATGGAAGCAAAAGAAGCCGGTGCTACCGGTTGGATTATCAAACCTTTTGTCCCTTCAAAATTATTGGATGCCATCAGTAAAGTATTAAGGTAA